Proteins encoded within one genomic window of Bacillus sp. F19:
- a CDS encoding ammonium transporter, giving the protein MDALVLMDNLWVIIAGILVLLMQGGFILLEAGSTRMKNAGHIAGKTIFTIGIASLVFWAAGYGFIYGDGNKFIGLSSFFYGDAAPAQDGLTTSVDFFFQLAFAAIALTIAFGGFAERAKLSAYVIFAVLFSALVYPVVAHWIWGAGWLKDLGKQDFAGSTVVHLTGAMAALASTIVLKPRLGKYGKDGTMNQLSGHNQVYTALGVLILWVGWFGFNAGSTFGVSDGFFGYVALNTQLAAAAGAVAAMIVVRMMTGKADIPTTLNGALAGLVAITASCAFVAPWAAVVIGLIGGSIVYFSMKLFDKAKIDDPIFALSVHGAAGIWGTLSTGFFATPELSERNGGLAGLFYGGGFAQLGVQAIGIVSCASYAFVISYVILKVMKQVMGTIRVTEEEEMIGLDMSEHGSYGYPESFTAVEESNSGKKTTA; this is encoded by the coding sequence ATGGATGCTTTAGTGTTAATGGACAATTTGTGGGTAATTATTGCAGGAATATTGGTTCTGCTTATGCAAGGTGGCTTCATTTTACTTGAAGCGGGTTCTACCCGAATGAAAAATGCAGGCCACATTGCCGGTAAAACAATTTTTACAATCGGAATTGCATCTCTTGTCTTCTGGGCAGCCGGCTATGGATTTATTTATGGGGATGGCAATAAATTCATCGGTCTATCTAGTTTCTTTTATGGAGATGCAGCACCTGCGCAGGACGGATTAACGACTTCGGTTGATTTCTTTTTCCAGCTGGCATTCGCAGCAATTGCATTGACAATTGCCTTCGGTGGCTTTGCAGAGCGTGCTAAATTATCAGCTTACGTAATCTTCGCAGTTCTATTTTCAGCTCTAGTTTATCCTGTTGTCGCACACTGGATTTGGGGAGCAGGCTGGCTGAAGGATTTAGGCAAACAGGACTTTGCAGGCTCTACTGTTGTTCATTTAACTGGCGCAATGGCAGCTCTTGCATCTACGATTGTCCTTAAACCAAGGCTTGGAAAATACGGGAAAGACGGAACAATGAATCAATTATCCGGTCACAATCAAGTGTATACAGCATTAGGAGTTCTGATACTTTGGGTTGGATGGTTTGGTTTTAACGCAGGAAGCACATTCGGCGTGTCAGACGGATTCTTTGGCTATGTAGCATTAAACACTCAGCTTGCCGCTGCTGCAGGTGCAGTTGCTGCAATGATTGTTGTTCGAATGATGACAGGAAAAGCGGATATTCCAACAACCTTGAATGGCGCACTTGCAGGTCTTGTAGCTATTACAGCGTCCTGTGCATTTGTTGCTCCTTGGGCAGCTGTTGTAATTGGATTAATCGGCGGGAGCATTGTCTATTTCAGCATGAAGCTATTTGATAAAGCTAAAATTGATGATCCGATTTTCGCCCTGTCTGTTCATGGTGCTGCCGGAATCTGGGGAACTTTATCTACCGGCTTCTTTGCAACTCCTGAACTTTCAGAACGAAACGGCGGTTTAGCAGGTTTATTCTACGGAGGAGGCTTCGCTCAGCTTGGTGTTCAAGCGATTGGAATCGTATCATGCGCGTCTTACGCGTTTGTCATCTCCTACGTCATTTTAAAAGTGATGAAACAAGTTATGGGCACAATCCGCGTAACGGAAGAAGAAGAAATGATCGGACTCGATATGAGTGAACATGGCAGCTACGGCTATCCTGAATCCTTTACAGCTGTTGAAGAAAGCAATTCAGGTAAAAAAACTACAGCTTAA
- a CDS encoding MATE family efflux transporter has product MSSLPQKLKDRKLTLFALTWPIFIELFLHMLMGSADTIMLSQYSDSSVAAVGVANQILNVLIVMFGFIATGTIVLITQNIGANNNKSALEISQVSIAANLILGIAIGLIVIVFSESMLKIMNLPAELLPEANYYLRLVGGLCFIQALIMTIGAVLKSYGFTKDTMYITIGMNILHIFGNYIFIYGPFGLPVLGVEGVAFSTVASRFIGLIIISYLLVKRISFEQKFRQVFNLPVSHLKNLLKIGVPSAGEHLSYNGSQIVITIFITMLGAEALTTKVYAQNLMMFIFLFSLAISQGNQILIGQMAGAREYDRAYKRCISTLYWAVGMSTAIAVVFSISTDFLFGIFTSNQEILQIGATILLLTIILEPGRAFNLVIISALRATGDVKFPVYMGILSMWGISVPLAYLLGIHFELGLAGIWVAFIADEWLRGILMLIRWRSKVWVNKGFILQSKAVS; this is encoded by the coding sequence GTGTCTAGCCTGCCTCAAAAATTAAAAGATCGAAAATTGACATTATTCGCTCTTACTTGGCCTATATTCATTGAATTATTTTTACATATGCTGATGGGAAGCGCCGATACCATCATGCTAAGTCAATACTCAGATAGTTCCGTTGCAGCTGTCGGAGTTGCTAATCAGATCTTGAATGTACTGATTGTCATGTTTGGTTTTATAGCAACTGGCACCATTGTTCTAATCACTCAAAATATAGGTGCAAATAACAATAAAAGTGCGCTTGAGATTTCTCAAGTTTCAATTGCAGCCAATCTGATTCTCGGCATTGCGATAGGACTGATTGTGATTGTTTTCAGCGAATCCATGCTGAAAATAATGAACCTTCCTGCCGAATTGCTGCCAGAAGCAAATTATTATCTTCGCTTAGTAGGCGGGTTATGCTTCATTCAGGCCTTGATTATGACGATCGGGGCCGTTTTAAAAAGCTACGGCTTCACAAAAGATACGATGTACATTACAATCGGCATGAATATCCTGCATATCTTCGGAAATTATATTTTTATCTACGGACCTTTTGGCCTGCCGGTTCTTGGTGTGGAAGGGGTTGCATTTTCGACTGTTGCTTCCAGATTCATCGGACTGATCATTATTTCTTATCTTCTTGTAAAACGAATTTCATTTGAACAAAAATTTCGCCAAGTTTTTAATCTGCCTGTATCACATCTTAAAAACCTGCTTAAAATCGGCGTTCCTTCAGCAGGTGAACATTTGTCATACAATGGATCGCAGATTGTCATAACCATTTTTATTACAATGCTTGGAGCTGAGGCGTTAACAACAAAGGTTTACGCCCAAAATTTAATGATGTTCATTTTTCTTTTCAGTTTAGCCATCAGTCAGGGAAATCAGATCCTTATCGGTCAAATGGCAGGTGCACGGGAGTATGACAGAGCATATAAACGATGTATCAGTACGCTTTATTGGGCGGTTGGAATGTCCACTGCCATTGCTGTTGTATTCAGTATTTCCACTGATTTCTTATTCGGAATCTTTACAAGCAATCAGGAAATTCTGCAAATTGGCGCGACCATTCTGCTGCTGACGATTATTCTTGAGCCAGGCAGAGCATTTAATCTTGTGATTATCAGCGCTTTAAGGGCAACAGGAGATGTCAAATTTCCTGTCTATATGGGAATTCTGTCGATGTGGGGAATAAGCGTTCCGCTCGCATACCTTTTGGGAATACATTTTGAATTAGGCCTTGCAGGAATATGGGTGGCTTTTATAGCTGATGAATGGCTTCGAGGCATCCTGATGTTAATTCGATGGAGATCAAAAGTATGGGTGAATAAAGGCTTTATTTTACAATCAAAAGCAGTATCATGA
- a CDS encoding AraC family transcriptional regulator, producing the protein MTYIGFDIPPFPTFITGGDAIFKKGTKHFKRVFTVFDMLYVQSGELYITENEQPFIIKEGQYLILIPGFEHYGHKACREDTRVFWTHFKMEFPFSLYDKGNENWAEVQTVDGDFVEPSKFHFKIPAFGECIHNDFVEKLFDNLVSMNHQTPDYPLRQQIYFEELILHLQKESLQIPSAAEKVVEETLRFLRKNYQEEIKMEDFARELHFHPDYITRCMQKTMGVTPVQYLNHYRMEQAKRLLSTADYKISSIAKEVGIPDAAYFTKIFKRLEGVSPLEYRKIVSRKK; encoded by the coding sequence ATGACTTACATTGGTTTTGATATTCCTCCGTTTCCAACTTTTATTACAGGAGGAGATGCCATATTTAAAAAAGGAACTAAACATTTTAAACGAGTATTTACCGTCTTTGATATGCTTTATGTTCAGTCAGGAGAGCTTTATATAACTGAAAATGAACAGCCATTTATAATAAAAGAGGGACAATACCTTATATTGATACCCGGGTTTGAGCATTATGGCCATAAAGCCTGCAGGGAGGACACTAGAGTTTTCTGGACTCATTTCAAAATGGAGTTTCCATTTTCTCTTTATGATAAAGGAAATGAAAACTGGGCAGAGGTTCAAACTGTCGACGGGGATTTCGTGGAACCATCTAAATTTCATTTTAAGATTCCTGCTTTTGGGGAATGCATACATAATGACTTTGTAGAAAAGCTGTTTGATAATTTGGTCAGCATGAATCATCAGACCCCTGATTATCCTTTAAGACAGCAGATCTACTTTGAAGAATTGATTCTTCATTTGCAAAAGGAGTCTCTGCAAATACCGAGCGCTGCCGAAAAAGTAGTGGAGGAAACTCTCAGGTTTCTAAGAAAGAATTATCAGGAAGAGATCAAAATGGAGGATTTTGCGAGAGAGCTGCATTTTCATCCGGATTACATCACCCGGTGCATGCAGAAAACGATGGGGGTGACGCCAGTTCAATACTTGAACCACTACAGGATGGAGCAGGCTAAGCGGCTGCTGTCGACTGCGGATTACAAAATTTCATCGATTGCAAAAGAAGTGGGAATCCCTGACGCTGCTTATTTCACTAAAATATTCAAACGTCTGGAGGGTGTATCCCCGCTTGAGTACCGCAAAATCGTTTCAAGAAAGAAATGA
- a CDS encoding (2Fe-2S)-binding protein, whose product MPTIHVPGKGSFETEMGRKLVLALEDNGIDILHRCGGKAKCTSCRVEILEGDFEDLTNVEKNAFAEKGVEDHLRLSCQIRVNGDVTCRPIMTVESRGIDAGPRPEE is encoded by the coding sequence ATGCCGACAATACATGTTCCTGGGAAAGGCTCGTTTGAGACAGAAATGGGAAGAAAGCTCGTTTTAGCACTTGAGGATAACGGAATTGACATTCTTCACCGCTGTGGCGGGAAAGCAAAATGCACGTCCTGCCGAGTCGAAATTCTTGAAGGTGATTTTGAGGATTTAACGAATGTAGAAAAAAACGCCTTTGCAGAAAAAGGCGTTGAGGACCATTTGCGTTTATCATGTCAAATCCGTGTGAATGGCGATGTAACCTGCAGGCCGATTATGACCGTTGAAAGCAGAGGCATTGATGCCGGGCCGCGTCCCGAAGAATAA
- a CDS encoding amino acid permease, whose translation MSKHNQELQRGLEPRHISLMSLGAAIGVGLFYGSAKAIQLAGPGILLAYAFSGMIMFFIMRALGEMAVHNPVAGSFSRYARNYLGPLAGYITGWNYWFLWVITCMAEITAVGIYMEFWYPDVPRWIWALAALVIMTTVNFLAVKFFGELEFWFAMIKIVAIIFMIIVGFGMILFGFGNDGIATGISNLWENGGFFPNGFKGVLMSLQMVMFAYLGIELIGVTAGEVKNPEKTLTKAIDTVFWRILIFYVGALFVIMSIYPWDQIGTQGSPFVLTFEKIGIPAAAGIINFVVLTAALSSCNGGIFSTGRMLFNLAEQGEAPKSFEKLTKGGVPGFAILASGGALLIGVVLNYLVPEKVFMYVTSISTFGAIWTWSMILLSQLKFRKSLKPGEAKNLKYKLPLYPFTSYLSLAFLVLVVGLMAFFPDTRIALIVGPAWILLLVGFYYGKGYHKKNDKTHANHKIS comes from the coding sequence ATGAGTAAACACAATCAAGAACTTCAGCGTGGTCTTGAACCAAGACATATCTCACTAATGTCTTTGGGAGCTGCTATCGGAGTAGGTCTGTTTTACGGTTCTGCAAAGGCGATTCAATTGGCAGGCCCAGGAATTCTGCTTGCGTATGCATTTAGCGGAATGATCATGTTCTTTATAATGAGAGCACTAGGCGAGATGGCCGTGCATAATCCTGTAGCTGGTTCATTCAGCAGATATGCAAGAAACTATCTGGGACCGCTCGCAGGATACATTACCGGGTGGAACTACTGGTTCTTATGGGTGATTACATGTATGGCTGAAATCACTGCTGTCGGCATCTATATGGAGTTCTGGTATCCTGATGTGCCAAGATGGATCTGGGCACTGGCTGCTCTTGTCATTATGACAACGGTCAATTTTCTCGCTGTAAAGTTTTTCGGTGAATTGGAATTTTGGTTTGCAATGATTAAAATAGTCGCAATCATTTTTATGATCATTGTTGGATTTGGAATGATTTTGTTCGGATTCGGAAATGACGGTATCGCGACAGGCATCAGCAACTTATGGGAAAATGGAGGATTCTTCCCTAACGGCTTTAAAGGTGTCCTGATGTCACTCCAAATGGTTATGTTTGCTTATCTTGGCATTGAACTCATTGGAGTTACAGCAGGAGAAGTAAAGAATCCAGAAAAAACGTTAACAAAAGCAATCGATACTGTTTTTTGGAGAATTCTCATTTTCTACGTAGGCGCACTGTTTGTTATTATGTCCATTTATCCTTGGGATCAAATTGGAACACAGGGAAGTCCATTCGTTTTAACCTTTGAAAAAATCGGTATACCTGCAGCAGCAGGCATTATTAACTTCGTTGTTTTAACTGCTGCATTATCATCATGTAATGGAGGAATCTTCAGTACAGGACGGATGCTGTTTAATCTAGCTGAACAGGGCGAGGCTCCAAAATCTTTTGAAAAACTCACAAAAGGCGGCGTTCCTGGTTTTGCTATTTTGGCATCTGGAGGAGCATTACTGATTGGTGTTGTATTAAACTATCTTGTTCCTGAAAAAGTCTTTATGTATGTAACAAGCATCTCAACATTCGGTGCAATATGGACATGGTCAATGATTCTGCTTTCTCAGCTGAAGTTCCGTAAATCACTGAAACCAGGTGAAGCGAAGAATTTAAAATACAAACTGCCGCTATATCCTTTCACCTCATATCTTTCACTTGCATTTCTTGTATTGGTGGTTGGGCTTATGGCATTTTTCCCGGATACGAGAATCGCCTTAATTGTAGGACCTGCATGGATCCTGCTTCTTGTAGGGTTTTATTACGGCAAAGGATATCATAAGAAAAACGATAAAACGCATGCCAATCATAAAATTAGTTAA
- a CDS encoding glycoside hydrolase family 13 protein: MLKEAIYHRPKNQFAYAYDENTMHLRLRTKKNDADAVSLIHGDPYEWSEKGWQFKLDTMHKSGSDELFDYWFAAVRPKYRRMRYGFQLSSGEEKLIYTEKGFMNEITTDDTAPYFAFPFLNKADVFKAPEWVKDTVWYQIFPERFANGDPSINPEGTLDWGITEPTSGNFFGGDFEGVIKNIGYLKELGVSGLYFTPVFKAYSNHKYDTIDYMELDPQFGDKETFKRLVQTCHENGIKIMLDAVFNHSGYYFPQFQDVLEHGKDSKYKNWFHIHQFPLKNEDNTLNYDAFAFVESMPKLNTEHPEVKEYLLEVGRYWVREFDIDGWRLDVANEVDHQFWREFRQAVRAEKEDVYILGEIWHDSMPWLLGDQFDAVMNYPFTTGTMNFIANDKVRAQEFVNIMESVLHSYPKNVNEVAFNLLGSHDTPRILNTANHSKAKLKLLFAYQLSFIGSPCIYYGDEIGMEGEQDPGCRKCMIWDEEKQDRDIFNYVKKLIGIRKKYPVFGNGGDITFVEANDETNHVIFTKQNEAQKMISVLNNSETELTAALPFDLKDKKLIDLMTGKEYAANAKRLTVDVQPYEIAFFLIED; encoded by the coding sequence AAAATCAGTTTGCTTATGCTTATGATGAAAACACAATGCATCTCAGACTCCGCACAAAAAAGAATGATGCTGACGCTGTCAGTCTGATTCATGGCGATCCATATGAATGGAGCGAAAAAGGCTGGCAATTCAAACTGGATACGATGCATAAAAGCGGTTCGGACGAGCTGTTTGATTACTGGTTTGCCGCAGTTCGGCCCAAATACCGCCGGATGCGGTACGGATTTCAGCTGTCTTCCGGAGAAGAAAAGCTTATTTATACAGAAAAAGGGTTTATGAATGAAATAACGACAGATGACACTGCTCCCTATTTTGCGTTTCCTTTTTTGAACAAGGCTGATGTCTTTAAAGCACCAGAATGGGTAAAAGATACAGTCTGGTATCAAATATTCCCTGAAAGATTTGCAAATGGAGATCCTTCTATTAATCCAGAGGGGACATTAGACTGGGGCATTACGGAGCCGACGAGCGGCAATTTCTTTGGCGGAGATTTTGAAGGGGTTATCAAAAATATCGGTTATCTGAAAGAATTAGGCGTAAGCGGCCTTTATTTCACACCTGTTTTTAAAGCGTACTCCAATCACAAATATGACACAATCGACTACATGGAGCTCGATCCCCAATTTGGAGATAAAGAGACGTTTAAACGACTCGTTCAAACATGTCATGAAAACGGAATTAAAATTATGCTTGATGCGGTTTTCAATCACAGCGGCTATTACTTCCCTCAATTTCAGGACGTGCTCGAACATGGAAAGGATTCCAAGTATAAAAATTGGTTCCATATTCATCAATTCCCGCTGAAAAATGAAGATAATACATTAAACTATGATGCTTTTGCTTTTGTAGAGAGCATGCCCAAACTGAATACTGAACATCCTGAAGTGAAGGAATACTTGCTTGAGGTTGGCCGTTACTGGGTTCGCGAATTTGACATTGACGGCTGGAGACTTGATGTTGCAAATGAAGTGGACCATCAGTTCTGGCGTGAATTCAGACAGGCTGTACGCGCTGAGAAAGAAGATGTTTATATCTTAGGAGAAATCTGGCACGATTCGATGCCATGGCTTTTAGGCGATCAGTTTGATGCTGTAATGAATTATCCGTTTACTACGGGCACAATGAACTTTATTGCCAATGATAAAGTACGGGCTCAGGAATTCGTAAATATTATGGAAAGCGTGCTCCACTCTTATCCGAAAAACGTCAATGAAGTGGCCTTCAATTTACTTGGCAGCCATGATACTCCGCGCATCTTAAATACAGCAAACCATTCCAAAGCGAAGCTTAAGCTGCTTTTTGCCTATCAGTTAAGCTTTATCGGCTCTCCTTGTATTTATTACGGTGATGAAATCGGCATGGAAGGGGAACAGGATCCGGGCTGCCGCAAATGCATGATCTGGGATGAGGAAAAGCAGGACAGGGACATTTTCAATTATGTGAAAAAGCTGATTGGCATCCGCAAGAAATATCCTGTATTCGGAAACGGCGGAGATATTACGTTTGTTGAAGCAAACGATGAAACCAATCATGTCATTTTCACCAAACAAAACGAAGCACAAAAAATGATTTCAGTCCTTAATAATTCAGAAACAGAGTTAACGGCAGCTCTTCCTTTTGACTTAAAGGATAAAAAATTAATCGACTTAATGACAGGCAAAGAATATGCCGCAAACGCAAAAAGACTGACTGTTGACGTTCAGCCTTACGAAATCGCATTTTTCTTAATTGAAGATTAA